A single Dehalococcoidia bacterium DNA region contains:
- a CDS encoding CinA family protein yields GVAGPDELEGKPVGTVYIGITDGEITRSIHVAFPQQRPRIKRYAAMGALFELRRLLLEKTHN; encoded by the coding sequence GGAGTGGCAGGACCGGATGAACTCGAGGGGAAGCCTGTGGGTACAGTCTACATCGGAATCACAGATGGAGAAATAACACGATCAATACACGTTGCTTTTCCACAGCAACGTCCAAGAATCAAACGCTATGCAGCCATGGGGGCCCTCTTTGAGCTGAGGCGCCTTTTGCTGGAGAAGACTCACAATTGA
- a CDS encoding CoA pyrophosphatase: MKVTKESLKQMLFQREKRRLTDSDLVSSAVLVPVYRKAGQYHILFIKRTDTVMSHKGQISFPGGKKDESDYDVLATALREGYEEVGLRPDDVEVLGELDDERTIGSLFIIHPFLAVIPYPYEFKLSVEEVDRLVEVPVEVVLDESNFEEGIAIDNRGETVPAYFFHSGDDVIWGATARILKKLLDMVRNQL, from the coding sequence GAGGCGCCTGACGGATTCGGACCTAGTTTCTTCAGCCGTGCTCGTCCCTGTCTATAGAAAGGCGGGCCAATATCATATTCTGTTCATAAAAAGAACCGATACGGTTATGAGTCACAAGGGCCAGATATCTTTTCCGGGAGGGAAAAAGGATGAGTCCGATTACGACGTCCTGGCCACTGCCCTGAGAGAAGGCTATGAGGAAGTTGGCCTCCGGCCTGATGACGTAGAGGTATTGGGCGAGCTCGATGACGAGAGAACCATCGGCAGCCTGTTTATCATCCACCCTTTCTTGGCCGTGATTCCTTATCCGTACGAGTTTAAACTGTCGGTTGAGGAGGTGGATCGACTGGTGGAAGTGCCCGTCGAAGTGGTCTTGGACGAATCCAACTTTGAGGAAGGGATAGCGATAGACAACAGAGGGGAAACGGTTCCGGCCTACTTTTTTCACTCAGGGGATGATGTTATCTGGGGAGCGACTGCCAGGATATTGAAGAAACTCCTTGACATGGTTCGCAATCAATTGTGA